In the genome of Ignavibacteriales bacterium, one region contains:
- a CDS encoding aminotransferase class V-fold PLP-dependent enzyme, which yields MDKQKARSYFPHLATGMIYMNHAATGPMSTLVKEKLNGFIFDKSENNIDDYKGYLKEAEKVKQGIAAMINSNPDRIAFTDSTTNGLNYLAQGLCLKKGDRIILNDIEFPANVYPFMNLQNEGVEIDFVKSSNGIVTAEDVINSIKPGTKLVAISMVQFLSGFRVDLEKIGKVCREKGIIFSVDAIQGLGALRLDIVKDKIDFISCGTQKWMLGLQGLAFIYISKELQERINPKYVGWLGVQDAWNLLDYKLELKPSSEGLQTGTVSVIGVYALSAALDLFNQFGFDEIEKEVITNTKYFIKRLDEIGLKPQLFNRPHESLSGIVSIKSDECQKYFEALTTEKIFTVVREGVLRISPHFYNTTDDIDRVVEVLRGVQKT from the coding sequence AAGTTACTTTCCGCATCTCGCAACCGGAATGATTTATATGAATCACGCCGCAACGGGACCAATGTCAACCCTCGTTAAAGAGAAACTGAACGGTTTTATTTTCGATAAAAGTGAAAACAATATTGATGACTATAAAGGTTATCTGAAGGAAGCAGAAAAAGTAAAACAGGGAATTGCCGCTATGATCAATTCCAACCCCGACAGAATAGCTTTTACAGACAGTACAACAAACGGATTAAACTATCTTGCACAGGGTTTATGTCTAAAGAAAGGCGACAGGATAATTCTAAACGATATAGAATTTCCGGCAAATGTTTATCCGTTTATGAATCTCCAAAATGAAGGAGTGGAAATTGATTTTGTAAAATCATCAAATGGAATTGTTACCGCAGAAGATGTAATTAACAGTATAAAACCTGGGACAAAACTTGTAGCCATAAGTATGGTTCAGTTCCTATCAGGTTTCAGAGTTGATCTTGAAAAGATAGGGAAGGTATGCAGAGAAAAGGGAATCATTTTTTCTGTCGATGCAATTCAGGGACTTGGTGCGTTAAGATTGGATATTGTGAAGGATAAAATCGATTTCATTTCATGCGGAACACAAAAGTGGATGCTTGGTTTACAGGGACTTGCATTTATTTATATTTCAAAAGAATTGCAGGAAAGAATTAATCCCAAATACGTAGGTTGGCTTGGTGTTCAGGATGCATGGAACTTACTCGATTATAAACTTGAATTAAAACCTTCATCAGAAGGATTACAGACAGGAACAGTTTCAGTGATTGGAGTTTACGCATTGAGCGCGGCATTGGATTTATTCAATCAGTTTGGATTTGATGAAATTGAAAAGGAAGTGATTACAAACACAAAATATTTTATAAAGCGGCTTGATGAGATAGGATTGAAGCCACAATTATTCAATCGGCCACACGAAAGTCTTTCAGGAATTGTAAGTATAAAATCAGATGAGTGTCAAAAATATTTTGAAGCATTAACCACCGAAAAAATTTTTACTGTTGTGAGAGAAGGTGTTTTAAGAATTTCTCCGCACTTCTATAACACAACAGATGATATTGACAGGGTAGTTGAGGTTTTAAGAGGCGTACAGAAAACTTAA